The stretch of DNA TATTTAAATCAATTATTTGACAAATATCAAATTTCTCCTTTACGAATAGAATACGAACAGCTATTAGACAATAAAGCTGAACAAATACGTAAAATTTTTGATTATTTAAATATCAAATATTCTCAAGAACATCTAACTGATTTGCAATCTACTTTTAAAAAGACAGGTTCTAGTCTTTCCGAGCAAATTATTAGTAAATATCAAGAAAAGTATTTATTTAGTAAAATGGAAAAGCAATAGCTTTAAAATTTATTACTATAGCAAGCAAACTATAGTACGCGGACATCATAATCTTAAACTAAGGAAAAGGAAATGTCTTAATCTTTGCTTCAACTACTATAAATGGTCGAATTAATTTCTGTTTAGGTACTTAAAATCGCAGAACATTTCTTTAGATATTATTAAAAGTTTATAAATCTCAAGGTGTATTTGAAGAAAAACATAAGCGAACTGCGATCGCACTAAGCATAGTAGTTCTCACGCTCTATGAGGTACACTCGTTCGCTCTAGATTTTTGTTAATAGTTAATTGCTACTTTTTGCTTTATAACTAGTAACTGATAATGCTGTATCTTACCAGTACGAGAAACGCTATAGTATGACAAATTAATCGACCAGCACATTAAACTATTCAAGATTATTTTCTTGCTCAACCTTTAATGAGCGTCCTTTGAGTAAGATTACTTGAGTCGTTTTTGCTTGCTTTTTAGTAATTTGAGTAGCAAGATGTTTTGTATCAAAAGCTAATAAGTTTGATTTTTTTAATTGTTGATAACGGTTTGTTAAGGCACAAAGACTACACATATTGATCGCTTTTTTAATCTTTTTTGATGATATAAAAATTGTTGATAATATCGTGATCGAGTTGGTGAATTTCTACACTACTAAACCCAGCTTCTTCTAACATTGTCAAAGTTGTTTCTTCACCCCACATTGTTCCTAAACCCATGCCACCTACAGCTAAAGATACAGTCATACAATGCATACAAGAAATTGTATATAACCAAGGAGCTAAAGGATGATCAAGATTACCGCTTACATCACTTTTTGCACGAATATCTTGCATCAAATAAACTCCATCAGGACGTAGTGCTTGATAAATATTTTTTAGTACCAAATCTGGTCTAGCTTGATCGTGAACAGCATCAAAGGTAGTAATCAAATCGTATTTTTCTACTTCCTCAAAAATTGTAGCGTCTTTAACTTCAAACTGAATATTATTTAATCCTAACTGTGAGGCTTCTAGTTGAGCATTTGCGATCGCTTCTGAAGAAAAATCATAGCCTTTAAATTTACTGTTGGGAAAAAGTTTTGCCATTCTATTGAGTGCTTTTCCTCTACCACAACCTACATCTAATACTTCGATACCCTTTTCTAAAGCTTCAATTAGTCCAGGTACTAATGGTAAAACAGACTCAGTTAAGGCTGAAACGATAGTTTGCTCACTCTCTTCTGCCATAATCTCATGAAAACGCTTGAAAGCAGAATAGGGTACGCCTCCACCTTGATAAAAACAATCAACAATTTGATCTTCTACACTGCCAAGTTGAGCAATAAACTGAGAAACAATAGCAATGTTGTCGGGAGTAGCTTTTCTTGTCAAAAAGGCTGCGTGTTCTGGAGGGAAATAATAAATGCGATCGCTTTTGTTATAATCGACAAAACGACTTGTAACCATTGCACCTAACCACTCTCTAACATAACGTTCTTCCAAACCTGCTGCTTGGGCAATTTCTTCGCTAGTTGAAGGGGGTAGTTGTGCCATCGTATCAAATAAACCTGTCCGATGACCGATAGAAATCATTAAAGAAATTGCACCACTGTTGAGGATATTCAGCAAACCTTCAACAAAAGCTTCTGCTTTAGTGGGATTGAATTCTGTAATAGTTGTCATATAAAATTCGATGATCGCTAATTGATTTACTTCATTCAAATTAAAAAGCGATCGGGAAAAAGTAGGGATAATAGTAATCAGTTATCAGTAGAGACGCGACACGTTCCGTCTTTACACCAGTTATAAAAATAAAAAATTTGTTCTCTAGATCTTCTCTATTTACTATTTATATATTACGTATCGATAAAATAATCAATCATGGTTGTGAAAGAACCGATCACAATAGATTTTTCTCAAGATCGAACCCAAACGATCGCAGCACTTAAACAAGTTTTACCTCAATCATCTCTGCTTTCGAGTTACGATACTGATTGGGATGGAATTTACTGTTTTTATGACAACTATGCAAATCCTGGAAAAAGTCGAGAAGCTGTTAGTCCTCAATATAATCTTCTGATTTTTACTGAAAATCCCAAACCTATCGATGCAATTCGCAAATTAGATGGAACTCTCAAAAAAGAAGCAGTCAAACCTGGAGACGTAGTTATAATTCCCTCTGGGGTTAGCCATCAAGCTGAGTGGTTTGATCCTGGTGGTTTTATTATATTGGGTTTTGAATCAAAAGTCTTAAATTACACGTTGTTTGAAACAATTGATCCAGACCAAGTAGAAATTGTACCTAATTTTGCTCAACCAGATCCTTTAATTTATCAATTAGGATTAAAACTTAAAACTGAATTAGAATCTGGTGGTTTGGGTAGTCGTCTTTATGCAGATGCGATCGCAAGTTTATTGTCAGTACATCTATTAAAACATTACTCAAATCAAATACCTCAAATCAAACATTATAGCGATGGTTTACCTCAATATAAACTTAAACAAGTCTGCGAATATATTGATGCTAATTTAAATCGCTCTTTAGGATTAAATGAACTGGCACAATTAGTACAAATGAGTCCTAGTTATTTTTCCCGTTTATTTAAACAATCTACAGGTTATGCACCTCATCAATATTTAATTCGTTGTCGAGTCAAACGCGCTAAAGAATTATTAAGTCAAAAAAAATTTACTATTGCTGAAATATCTTATCAAGTTGGTTTTGCTAATCAAGGACATCTTAATTATCACTTCAAAAGAATTACAGGAATAACTCCTAAAGCAATGCAGACACAAATGTCTAAAAAATTAGTTATCCCTCATTCTATCTAAAAACATTTTTCAGTTAACTATCAATAATCAACCATTAACAATGGTCATAAAATTAGTTATCAAATACACCTAAAACTTAAGTTTCAATTTTTCCCATATTTTTGCCCAAAGATTTTCTATCCACAGCATAATCAAATCCAACCACTCTAAAAGTCGTTCAAGAGGATGTTTAACATAACCAACAGTAGTAGCATCAGTTTCTAACCATTCTGGTGCGGTTTCTATTTGTTGATTTTGAGAATTATAAACATTAGGAATCATCTCTCCTACTTTATTAGTAATATCACCTGAAGCAATAGATTGATTTTTGCTAGTAATAATTTGCTTTGATTTATTTGGATTCACTCTCAAAGCTTGAGATGATTTTTGTCGTTTAAAATTAAGTGAAACTTGAGTCTTAGATGGTTGTTTGAATTTTTTTGATTTTGATGTAGCAGAAACTGCTGGTAATTTTTTTAAATTTGGATTACTAGTTGATGTTAGTGATTGAGTATCTTGAGAGGTATTATGTTTTTCTATTTCTTTACTTGTCCAATTATCCTGAGCATCAGTTATTGATTCTATACTACTAAACAGATCTTCCCACAATAACCAAGGATCTTCCACAGAAACAGACTCGTTTAATAAGTTATTAGATTGCTGAGATGAAGCAATGTTTTTATTCTTTAAAACCTCAGAACGAGAAGATTGATTAAAAGAATGCTTTGCTTGGTTATCTTTGAAAAAATAATCAATTGCTGCTCGAATTAAAACATCAATTTGAAAAGGATCTTCTGATTCAAGTAGTTCTGGATTTTGCTGGTAATTTTGAACAGATTTTTTGATTTCGTTAGTAGAATTACTTTGATTTAAATTTAATTTAGATAGCCAATTCTGTTGTAAATCATGAAAAACATGAGATGGCTTTGTTAAGGGTTTATTTTCTAAATTGGCAATAGCTGAATCTACAGAATTTAATAATTTGCTCACAAGTAAATCTTCTTCTGAAGCAAGATTAGCTTGAGGTAAAGAATTAGGAGTAAGTTGAGATTCATCAAAAAGATTAGTGGTAACGGCAATGGGGCTAGTTTGTACCCAATTAATTAAATTCCAAAACCAACGAACTGGTGGTGATAAATTGGGATTATGCTGAGAAAAATCAGGTAAAGCTGATAGAAATTTTTGAGTGGTATTCTGAAACAAAGACCTTTTATTGAATTGTCCTTTACCAAATTTGTGAACAATATAACTTGTAATTTGCTCTTGTTGTTGAAGATTGAGAATATCTAAAATTTGATTATTACTATCAACCAAAACTAAATTATGAGAGTCTAGTAAGCTAGCTACTCCTTGAATAGCGGTCTCGCCGTTGGCGAGGCACTTCGCGATCGCTTTAGTCGGATTTTTTTGATGACTCAGTTTAGCTTTGAAAATTTCGATAGTAGCTGTAATCTTCTGTAGAACATTGTTTTGTCCATCAAAGCTTAGTTGTGATTCTGAGCGCAACAAGCTAATTGCTTGGGAATTAGAATTTACTCGCTCAACTGTTTGTTCTGTGATCAATAAAGGCTCAACTGCTTTTAAAATCTGTTCAATTGGCTGATCTGTTGATTGAGTAGATAAAGCGGAAGAGTCTAACTCACCAGGCGTAAGATATTTGCTTGGTTGTGCCTTTTGCTCTAATTGTTGTCTTGTCGAGCGTCCAGCTTGTACCATCAAATAAACTGGATAAAGCAAAATTTGTACGCCAAATTCCGTTGCTATTTTAAGCTGTCTTACTGTTTTACCAATTTCACCACCTAAACGGATTGATTGACGATTGAGAAAATTAAATAAACGACTTTTATAACGCTCTGTGGAGGAAGAAGACATGGATAAAACCATTGAACCAATTCTTTAATATTATCCATACATAACCAAGATATTGGGGATAAATAGTTTGTAAATTGTAAATAAATAAAAACCTCAAGGAGCAATTATCAAATCTTTTAACAAAAATTTACCCGAAATGAACAAACTAAGCTTAGGAGCGCGCTTATTTTTGTCCCATTTAATCGTAATGATTGTGGGTTTAGCTAGCTTTGTTCTCATTGCTAAGGTTTCTTCACCCAGAATGTTTATTGTACGTCTCGAACAACTTGAAAAAAGAGGCATTTTTACTGTACATTCGGCCCGCACTTATTTAGTAGAAAACTTTCATAATGCTTGGAATCGTGGTGCGTTTTGGTCATTAATTGTTGGGGGTTCTACTGCTGGAGGATTAAGTTATTTAGCCTCCAAAAGGATTATGCGCCCTCTCAAACAGATGAAAGATATTACTTACAACTTTGCAGCAGGAAACCTCGATCAAAGAATGCCAGAAAGTGAAATTCCAGAGTTAAATCAACTTGGAGTTAGTTTCAATTCTATGGCTAGCAGCATCGAAGATGTAGAAAAACGTCGACGGGAACTGATTAGTGATTTGACTCATGAATTACGTACCCCTCTAACAGTAGTACGGGGCTATCTAGAAGAATTAGCCGATGGAAGAGTTGAACCATCACCAGAAATTTATTCACGTTTAGTTAGAGAAACTAGAAGATTAGAGCGATTAATCCACGATTTACAAGAACTTTCTAAAGCAGAGGCTGGTTATCTATCAATTAACGCCAAAAAAATTAATATACGTCCTTTAATAGTATCTTTGGTAGGTCGATTTGCCGATCAACTCTTAGAAGAAGGACCTGTTCTCAAATTGGATTGTCCAGCCGAATTACCACCAGTTTTAGCAGATCTTGACCGAACTGAACAAATTTTAGTTAATTTACTTGGTAATGCAATTAGATATACTGAACAAGGATCGATAACGGTCAAAGCTTGGAAAGATAATCGTCAACTTTGGATTGCGATAATTGATACAGGCGTTGGTATTGCTCAAGAAGATTTGCCCTTTGTTTTTGAACGTTTTTGGCGTGCCGATCGCTCTCGTGCTAGTTATTCTGGTGGCACAGGGATTGGACTGGCTATTACTCGTCGTTTAGTAGAGTTACAAGGTGGCAAAATTGAGGTAGAAAGTGAAGTGGGGCAAGGAAGTACTTTTCGTTTTTGTCTTCCCATTGCCTAGTAAGTCTTTTTAGAAAATTCTATCGATCCTGAATAATTAGCCTCAAATCCTTTTAAGATAATTTAGTTTCTTAAGCTTCGTTGGAGGGATTAATTCGTGGAAATGTTGCCAGAAAATTTACAGCATTTAAAAGATCGAGTTGCACTGGTTACGGGTGCATCGCGAGGAATTGGCAAAGCAACTGCTTTAGCTTTGGCGATAGAAGGTGCAAAAGTAGTAGTCAATTATGCTAGTTCTAGCAAAGCTGCTGAGGAAGTAGTCAAAGAAATTATTGAAGCTGGCGGTGAAGCAGTTGCTTTAGGCGCGGATGTTTCT from Stanieria cyanosphaera PCC 7437 encodes:
- a CDS encoding class I SAM-dependent methyltransferase is translated as MTTITEFNPTKAEAFVEGLLNILNSGAISLMISIGHRTGLFDTMAQLPPSTSEEIAQAAGLEERYVREWLGAMVTSRFVDYNKSDRIYYFPPEHAAFLTRKATPDNIAIVSQFIAQLGSVEDQIVDCFYQGGGVPYSAFKRFHEIMAEESEQTIVSALTESVLPLVPGLIEALEKGIEVLDVGCGRGKALNRMAKLFPNSKFKGYDFSSEAIANAQLEASQLGLNNIQFEVKDATIFEEVEKYDLITTFDAVHDQARPDLVLKNIYQALRPDGVYLMQDIRAKSDVSGNLDHPLAPWLYTISCMHCMTVSLAVGGMGLGTMWGEETTLTMLEEAGFSSVEIHQLDHDIINNFYIIKKD
- a CDS encoding AraC family transcriptional regulator codes for the protein MVVKEPITIDFSQDRTQTIAALKQVLPQSSLLSSYDTDWDGIYCFYDNYANPGKSREAVSPQYNLLIFTENPKPIDAIRKLDGTLKKEAVKPGDVVIIPSGVSHQAEWFDPGGFIILGFESKVLNYTLFETIDPDQVEIVPNFAQPDPLIYQLGLKLKTELESGGLGSRLYADAIASLLSVHLLKHYSNQIPQIKHYSDGLPQYKLKQVCEYIDANLNRSLGLNELAQLVQMSPSYFSRLFKQSTGYAPHQYLIRCRVKRAKELLSQKKFTIAEISYQVGFANQGHLNYHFKRITGITPKAMQTQMSKKLVIPHSI
- a CDS encoding sensor histidine kinase, with amino-acid sequence MNKLSLGARLFLSHLIVMIVGLASFVLIAKVSSPRMFIVRLEQLEKRGIFTVHSARTYLVENFHNAWNRGAFWSLIVGGSTAGGLSYLASKRIMRPLKQMKDITYNFAAGNLDQRMPESEIPELNQLGVSFNSMASSIEDVEKRRRELISDLTHELRTPLTVVRGYLEELADGRVEPSPEIYSRLVRETRRLERLIHDLQELSKAEAGYLSINAKKINIRPLIVSLVGRFADQLLEEGPVLKLDCPAELPPVLADLDRTEQILVNLLGNAIRYTEQGSITVKAWKDNRQLWIAIIDTGVGIAQEDLPFVFERFWRADRSRASYSGGTGIGLAITRRLVELQGGKIEVESEVGQGSTFRFCLPIA